In Ahaetulla prasina isolate Xishuangbanna chromosome 6, ASM2864084v1, whole genome shotgun sequence, a single window of DNA contains:
- the ST6GAL1 gene encoding beta-galactoside alpha-2,6-sialyltransferase 1 isoform X2, translating to MLILYLKVLITVEEKKFVSDVQFSFGIIILWDPAPYHASIYEWFQKPDYHFFESYKHYRKRHPNQPFYILNPYMQWQLWDILQENSPEDIQPNPPSSGMLGIVLMMHFCDEVNVYEFLPSKRQTDICHYYQDTFDQACTLGAYHPQLFEKNMVKHLNQGTDEDIYNYGKVTLPGLRKAQC from the exons CTTATTACTGTTGAAGAAAAGAAGTTTGTTTCAGATGTACAATTCAGCTTTGGAATCATCATTCTGTGGGATCCAGCACCATATCATGCCAGTATTTATGAG TGGTTTCAGAAACCAGACTACCATTTCTTTGAAAGCTACAAGCATTATCGGAAGAGACATCCCAACCAGCCTTTTTATATCCTGAATCCCTACATGCAATGGCAACTCTGGGATATCCTTCAGGAGAATTCACCGGAAGATATTCAGCCAAATCCACCCTCTTCTGGCATGCTTG gCATTGTTCTTATGATGCACTTCTGTGATGAGGTGAACGTTTATGAGTTTCTCCCCTCTAAGAGGCAAACAGACATTTGCCATTATTACCAGGATACATTTGACCAAGCATGCACGTTGGGTGCCTACCACCCACAGctctttgaaaaaaatatggtaaagcACCTTAATCAAGGCACAGATGAAGATATTTACAATTATGGAAAAGTGACTTTACCAGGCTTAAGGAAAGCACAATGTTAG
- the GPR35 gene encoding G-protein coupled receptor 35 gives MIPQKMNLSNTSETSILLAEAIIYVPVFFIGVILNVFALKVFCCKLSQWTETRVYMTNLAITDCLFLFTLPFKLVSNFIYKYKMHTSIYTKKLCMVLETAYFINRYMSIFLITIIALDRYIAIKYPLQAKNIRSPLKSALVCGLLWIIIISIVLVSRNINNEVNNICFQTIYRIPSVPSFAVVIWGFFIPLIILSFCSVQIIKKLTRKKKIHLHEKKVIQKAINIILANMTTFITCFLPLHVAYFIKFIDFKTAIDTNLKHNLFLNVTIILANTNCCLDAFCYYFVSQEFQEASIVQKTQNQAPENQGTEII, from the coding sequence ATGATTCCCCAAAAAATGAACCTCAGCAATACTAGTGAAACAAGCATTCTTCTTGCTGAAGCAATCATTTATGTGCCAGTGTTCTTTATTGGAGTTATCCTAAATGTGTTTGCTTtaaaggtattctgttgcaaacTGAGTCAATGGACTGAAACCAGAGTATATATGACCAATTTAGCCATAACAGACTGTCTATTTCTCTTCACTTTGCCATTCAAGCTAGTTTctaactttatatataaatataaaatgcataCCAGTATATACACGAAGAAATTATGCATGGTTTTGGAGACTGCATATTTTATCAATCGATACATGAGTATCTTCCTTATTACCATCATCGCACTTGATAGATACATCGCCATAAAATATCCACTCCAAGCAAAGAATATCAGGTCTCCTTTAAAGTCAGCGCTTGTCTGTGGACTTCTTTGGATCATAATTATAAGTATTGTACTTGTatcaagaaatataaataatgaagTGAACAACATTTGCTTTCAAACAATTTACAGAATACCATCAGTGCCTTCTTTTGCAGTGGTAATATGGGGATTTTTTATACCTTTAATTATCTTGAGTTTCTGTTCtgttcaaataattaaaaaactcaCGAGGAAGAAAAAGATTCATCTTCATGAAAAAAAGGTCATTCAGAAAGCAATCAACATAATTCTGGCAAATATGACCACATTCATCACTTGCTTTTTACCACTTCATGTTGCCTATTTCATTAAATTCATAGATTTCAAAACTGCTATTGATACTAATCTTAAACATAATCTGTTTCTAAATGTTACTATTATTCTAGCTAACACCAACTGCTGCTTGGATGCATTTTGTTATTACTTTGTAAGCCAGGAATTTCAGGAAGCTTCTATAGTACAAAAGACACAGAATCAAGCACCTGAAAATCAAGGTACTGAAATTATTTAG